ATTCTATACCGAGCTTGGTATATCCATAATTTGGTTACTTCTTTCACTGTCATGTCCTCCTCGTCATCTGGTGAATAGCCTTCTCCGAGTACTCTCAATGTTTGTCCTGTTTGAATTCTACCACTGTAAACTCTACCAAAAGCATCAAAAACACTACAATCGGACTTGGGGTATAGTTTGGTCACATTAACCATAAGAGGGCCAGAAGGATCACAATCTACCATTGCCTTgtaaataatagaatgtttaggTCCAGTGTATATGTGATCAACCTTCTTAGCTGCGACATCCTTAGGAGATGGTATGTGCTGAACCAGCATATCAGTGAAGCCTGAAGCTGAACCAAAAACTGTACTGCAAGCCAGCCTTAGCAAAGGCCTAACATTTAACTTGTAAGCAGCATTGCTAAGAGTGACACCCAACTCTGCAAGAGTCGATTCTACACTCTTCCTATGTTCACCAATCACCTGGCTATATATCTTATAAAGGGGTTCAAGCACGAATTCAACAAATGATCGTTCTCCTCCACCAGCAGGAGGTTTTCTTTTAAAAGCCCTTGTATCAGGATGATAATAAATATCTCCCCAAAGACGAGATGCAAACTTCTCAGCATCAAAAGGAATTCCATGAAGTTTGACATATAATTTTGCAAATGACTGCAAAGTGAAGGACCATCCCGCACTTGCATCAGCAAAACAAACATTTCCAGCAGCAGGATCAATAACAGGAACATTACCAGCAGTTGTAGAGGCGGCAGAtatgtggttattgattacttccaGTGTATGCCTTAATTTATGATAAGCATCTTTTGGGGCAACTTAAGTTCTGTTATCAGCCGGTCAACCTAAAATAAGTAAAAAGCATTTGAGTAGGAGCAAGATCTGGAACATCATTTTCATCAGACAACTTATAGAGATAAATCATAAGGTGAAAAGTATTACCTTGTTTATAACAACTACAATAGGTAGGCGCTCCTGTATTGCATGGCGTATAGCCCTCTCAGTGTTTACCTGTTTAAAACAGGAAAGAAAAGGTATCATTTAGAACACTCCATATTGCTCATTTTCATAGTTTAAACATTCTACAGACAGCAGCTACATCATGCAGAAGCCCAAGCTCGATAATTAGTAAGGCAGTCGATTTGAAAAGATTTGATCAAGCAATGCATAATTTAATTGTGATAAACCTCAGAATACTCATTTTTTTCCCAAGTTCTTTCATATGAATGAAAACATTTCTTGTTTGTAGGTGTAAATTAAGTGGGTCACAAGCATAATCATAAGCAGAAGAACAAGTATTAAATACTATAATATGCATGCAAAGATGTACTTACCATCACTCCTTCAGCAGCATCAACAATCAACACAGCACCGTCAGCAAGCCTAAGAGCAGCGGTCATTTCATCAGAAAAGTTCACATGACCAGGAGTGTCCATGATGTTACAAAGATAGGATTTTGCATTACTGTCCTCAAGAACAAGTGACATTGGAATTGCCTTGATAGATATCCTTCTCTCTTGCTCATCAATTCTTGTATCAGTGTATCTCATGTGCTTCTCACTATTTTCATCAAATGTTTTCATATGGTGGGTTTGCTCAACCAACATGTCCATAAACACCGTCTTTCCATGCTGCAAGTGCCCAACAAGGGCAACATTCCGAACCAAACCTGGATTTGACATCAAACCGATAAGAAACTGGGTCGATACATAAGTTGAAGAATCCTTAACTCCAACCTCAAACTTGATATTCTTAACAGGCTTAATAATAGGTTGTTCAAGAGGCTGCTCATCTTCATCCATAACCAATGTCTCAACATCCTCACCATAAACCTCTTCAGCCGTGGGGTAATATTTCTTGTCCTCAGCAAGAACAATCTGATTGTCCATATCGACGTCATTAGCTGCAGTAATCCATCCATTAGACGCACCAGGTGGAGCCTCACCATCAGATTCTTCTCTTTCCTCTTGAGCATGCCTGTCGAGGAgatcttcattttcttcttcctcaccTTCACTCCCCTGGTCGGACTCAATCTCAGGTCCAATATAGTTCCCAAATTCATCATACAAGTTATCATCCATAGCTTAAATGCCTAAATCTGCCCACAAGAAAAACAAATGAATGTTAAACAAATCCCAAGTGAATTTTGCTATTTGGATACAAAAATGGACCCAAAGATTAAGACTAAATAACCTAAATTATTGCCAGGCGTCAACATCAAAACCCAcaaatgagaaacaaaaaaaaatatatagtcAATCTATATAGACGGTTCATATAGCCAAACCCAGAACTAATTAGAGATCTCACAAActcttaatatttaattccatttctggGTTCGTTTAAGAAGCTCCTCTTTTAAAACAAAAgtaagaaaacaactcaaaataaaGCTTTTTTTCAACATGGTTAAGTCGAAACAAAATATatgttgataaaaataaaaatagcaaaATGTGTGAATCTACAAAGAGAAGACAAAAATAAgctaaaaaggaagaaaaaaaagaagataagaaCGTACCTTGAAGCActgaacaaagaaaagaaacgaAGAGAAGCAAAGGTTTATGCAGAGGTTTTTGAGTGGTAGATTGGAAAcacttgaaaatcaaatcttcgACAAGCCGCAAGCGAATGCCGAGCGGAGCTGCAGGGCAAGATTGTGTTGGGCTGCATATGGACCTTTGCTCTAATCTTCTTCGACAACAATTTGGGCTTTCAAAGAATAATGTAAAAACTTATTTCGACAGATTTAGATTTGGATgtaattctaatttttaatttattatgctTTGTTGTATTGAGTTAATTTTAAACTATTTGTATTTATAAAAACTtcttttaaaagtatttaattaATATCTAATTAGGATGTGTTTTAATGTTGAAAATTCTGTATTAGTTGTTAAATAGAACACACTATCAATTATCGGTTTAACCAATTGAACCACTAATTtaatcttataaaaataaaaaatcggaTTAGTGGTCAAATAGATTATACCATTATTTACTTTTCgacatttaaattttcaattttgatctAAACAATAgctattaaatttgtttaattaaattatgctattttcaaaattttacttaaCAAACCTATTGTCACATATGTGAGCTTTTTATTTCCACATAATACTCACTGAAAGTCTGCATTATTTTAATCTAATTACTTGCACAAAAATGAAAAGATTGCTTCACCCCAGAAAAGAAAACATAGAATACAAATTCTTGTTCATATTATGCGAGAAGTcctt
This window of the Gossypium hirsutum isolate 1008001.06 chromosome A09, Gossypium_hirsutum_v2.1, whole genome shotgun sequence genome carries:
- the LOC107889174 gene encoding LOW QUALITY PROTEIN: 110 kDa U5 small nuclear ribonucleoprotein component CLO (The sequence of the model RefSeq protein was modified relative to this genomic sequence to represent the inferred CDS: inserted 1 base in 1 codon), with amino-acid sequence MDDNLYDEFGNYIGPEIESDQGSEGEEEENEDLLDRHAQEEREESDGEAPPGASNGWITAANDVDMDNQIVLAEDKKYYPTAEEVYGEDVETLVMDEDEQPLEQPIIKPVKNIKFEVGVKDSSTYVSTQFLIGLMSNPGLVRNVALVGHLQHGKTVFMDMLVEQTHHMKTFDENSEKHMRYTDTRIDEQERRISIKAIPMSLVLEDSNAKSYLCNIMDTPGHVNFSDEMTAALRLADGAVLIVDAAEGVMVNTERAIRHAIQERLPIVVVINKVDRLITELKLXPKDAYHKLRHTLEVINNHISAASTTAGNVPVIDPAAGNVCFADASAGWSFTLQSFAKLYVKLHGIPFDAEKFASRLWGDIYYHPDTRAFKRKPPAGGGERSFVEFVLEPLYKIYSQVIGEHRKSVESTLAELGVTLSNAAYKLNVRPLLRLACSTVFGSASGFTDMLVQHIPSPKDVAAKKVDHIYTGPKHSIIYKAMVDCDPSGPLMVNVTKLYPKSDCSVFDAFGRVYSGRIQTGQTLRVLGEGYSPDDEEDMTVKEVTKLWIYQARYRIPISSAPPGSWVLIEGVDASIMKTATLCNVDLDEDVYILRPLQFNTLPVVKTATEPLNPSELPKMVEGLRKISKSYPLAITKVEESGEHTILGTGELYLDSIMKDLRELYSEVEVKVADPVVSFCETVVESSSMKCFAETPNKKNKITMIAEPLERGLAEDIENSAVSVDWSRKQLGDFFKTKYDWDLLAARSIWAFGPDKQGPNILLDDTLPTEVDKSLLGSVRDSIVQGFQWGAREGPLCDEPIRNVKFKIVDARIASESLHRGSGQIIPTARRVAYSAFLMATPRLMEPVYYVEIQTPIDCVSAIYTVLSRRRGHVTADVPQPGTPAYIVKAFLPVIESFGFETDLRYHTQGQAFCLSVFDHWAIVPGDPLDKTIVLRPLEPAPIQHLAREFMVKTRRRKGMSEDVSINKFFDEAMVVELAQQAADLHQQMI